One window from the genome of Metabacillus flavus encodes:
- a CDS encoding alpha/beta-type small acid-soluble spore protein produces the protein MAQSRQSSSNQLVVPGAQQAIDQMKYEIASEFGVNLGAETTARANGSVGGEITKRLVSYAQSNMSGYQK, from the coding sequence ATGGCACAAAGCAGACAAAGCAGCTCTAATCAACTAGTAGTTCCAGGCGCACAACAAGCGATCGATCAAATGAAATACGAAATCGCTTCTGAATTCGGTGTTAACCTTGGAGCAGAAACTACTGCACGCGCTAACGGATCTGTAGGTGGAGAGATCACTAAGCGTCTAGTTTCTTACGCTCAATCAAACATGAGTGGATACCAAAAATAA
- the thiI gene encoding tRNA uracil 4-sulfurtransferase ThiI: MQFEHILVRFGEISTKGKNRSKFVERLRRNIKEVLKDFPAIRFQSNRDRIYIQLKGEPHQEISKKLTGIFGIHSFSLAAKCESDVEEIKKTALEAIRSVYQPGDTFKISARRADKTFPVPSDEMNGILGGHILTNTEELTVNVRKPDHEIKVEVRTEGTYIMFQDTFGAGGLPAGISGKAMLMLSGGLDSPVAAYMTMKKGVELEAVHFFSPPYTSERAKQKVIDLVEQLSKYGGKMKLHIVPFTAIQEQIQQQVPENYTMTSTRRMMLRITDQLRIKNGGLAIVTGESLGQVASQTLESLFAINDVTATPVIRPLVSFDKPEIIKIAKEIGTHDISIRPFEDCCTIFTPAAPKTRPKLDKANRYESFVDFESLTKAAVEHTVTLDFSEENDASANRLNSLL, encoded by the coding sequence ATGCAATTTGAACATATACTCGTGCGGTTCGGGGAGATTTCCACCAAAGGAAAAAACCGCAGTAAATTTGTTGAAAGACTTAGAAGAAATATAAAAGAAGTATTGAAGGACTTTCCTGCTATCCGATTTCAGTCAAATCGCGACCGGATCTACATTCAGCTTAAAGGGGAGCCGCATCAGGAAATTTCGAAAAAACTGACAGGCATTTTCGGTATTCATTCTTTCAGCCTTGCCGCGAAGTGCGAGAGTGATGTTGAAGAAATTAAGAAAACTGCTTTGGAAGCGATCCGTTCTGTATACCAGCCCGGTGACACCTTTAAAATCAGTGCAAGGAGAGCGGATAAGACTTTTCCAGTGCCATCTGATGAGATGAACGGCATTCTTGGAGGGCATATCCTAACAAATACTGAAGAGCTGACCGTAAATGTACGGAAGCCCGATCATGAGATTAAAGTAGAAGTGCGTACAGAAGGAACATACATCATGTTTCAGGATACGTTCGGTGCAGGAGGACTGCCTGCGGGAATCAGCGGGAAAGCAATGCTGATGCTTTCAGGCGGATTGGATAGCCCTGTCGCAGCCTATATGACGATGAAAAAAGGGGTCGAATTGGAAGCTGTTCATTTCTTCAGCCCCCCCTATACAAGTGAAAGAGCGAAACAAAAAGTCATTGACCTCGTCGAACAGCTTTCCAAATATGGAGGGAAAATGAAGCTTCATATTGTTCCTTTCACAGCGATTCAGGAGCAAATTCAACAGCAGGTGCCTGAAAACTATACGATGACTTCTACGAGAAGAATGATGCTTCGAATTACGGATCAGCTCCGGATTAAAAATGGAGGGCTTGCAATTGTTACAGGTGAGAGCTTAGGACAAGTGGCAAGCCAAACGCTTGAAAGTCTGTTTGCTATTAATGATGTAACAGCGACTCCGGTCATCAGGCCGCTCGTTTCATTTGATAAACCGGAAATTATCAAGATTGCAAAAGAGATTGGCACACACGATATTTCCATTCGTCCTTTTGAAGACTGCTGTACAATTTTTACTCCGGCAGCGCCAAAAACGAGGCCGAAACTTGATAAAGCAAATCGATACGAAAGTTTTGTAGACTTTGAAAGCCTGACAAAGGCGGCGGTTGAACACACTGTCACTCTTGATTTTTCCGAAGAAAATGACGCTTCAGCTAATCGTTTAAACAGTCTGCTTTGA
- a CDS encoding cysteine desulfurase family protein, whose product MLYLDNSATTKPFPDVLASYIQVTNDFFGNPSSLHKMGSDAENLMRQARKQTAHLLGAEEDEIVFTSGGTEANNLAIKGTAFMKKHRGKHIIVSAVEHPSVMEACLQLEKDFGFDLTILPVNEEGRVSPSQLKKEIREDTILVSVMHVNNEVGIIQPIEEIGALLQEYPDISFHTDHVQGAAKVPLDLKAAGVDLCSLSAHKFHGLKGTGILYVRKGILLKPLLSGGEQENQYRSGTENVAGIAAAAKALRMAKEDYARLGKALEETKVLILKRLSKIEGVVLNTTKRHSAPHIIHFSVPGIKSEVLVHRLEEREIYVSTTSACTSKQSSPSKTLLAMSKSKDEAESGIRISLDFHTDRSQLENLFTALEQSIKHIMKMKR is encoded by the coding sequence ATGCTATATTTAGACAACAGTGCCACAACAAAACCTTTTCCAGATGTTCTGGCATCCTATATACAAGTAACTAATGATTTTTTCGGCAATCCGTCATCTCTTCATAAAATGGGGAGCGATGCTGAAAATCTAATGAGGCAGGCACGAAAGCAGACAGCCCATCTCCTTGGTGCTGAAGAGGATGAAATCGTGTTTACCTCAGGAGGAACGGAAGCTAATAATCTTGCTATTAAAGGTACGGCTTTTATGAAAAAACATAGGGGCAAGCATATTATTGTATCTGCTGTTGAGCATCCATCTGTAATGGAAGCCTGTTTGCAGCTTGAGAAGGATTTTGGCTTTGATTTGACCATTCTTCCAGTTAATGAAGAAGGAAGAGTCAGCCCCTCACAATTGAAAAAAGAAATAAGGGAAGATACGATTTTAGTATCGGTGATGCACGTTAATAATGAAGTGGGAATCATCCAGCCAATTGAAGAAATTGGAGCGTTACTTCAAGAATATCCTGACATTTCATTTCATACAGACCATGTTCAGGGAGCAGCGAAGGTTCCACTGGACCTAAAAGCAGCAGGTGTTGATTTATGCTCCCTTTCAGCCCATAAATTCCATGGTCTTAAAGGAACAGGTATTTTATATGTAAGAAAAGGCATCCTTCTTAAACCGCTTCTTTCAGGAGGCGAACAGGAAAATCAATATCGGTCCGGTACTGAAAACGTAGCAGGGATCGCTGCAGCCGCTAAAGCTCTTCGTATGGCGAAGGAAGACTATGCACGTTTGGGAAAAGCTCTTGAGGAGACAAAAGTGCTAATACTCAAAAGACTGAGCAAAATAGAAGGCGTTGTACTGAACACCACTAAGAGGCATTCAGCCCCGCACATCATTCATTTCTCTGTTCCGGGGATTAAATCGGAAGTTCTCGTTCACAGGCTGGAGGAACGTGAAATTTATGTATCAACCACCTCTGCCTGTACTTCAAAACAGAGTTCACCGAGCAAAACCCTTCTGGCGATGAGCAAAAGCAAGGATGAGGCTGAGAGCGGAATAAGAATTAGCCTGGATTTCCATACAGACCGTTCACAGCTTGAAAACCTGTTCACAGCTCTTGAACAGTCCATTAAGCATATTATGAAAATGAAGAGGTAG
- the brnQ gene encoding branched-chain amino acid transport system II carrier protein, which translates to MKQGLSTKETFVVGLMLFALFFGGGNMIFPPSLGQAAGTSVWIAIAGFLITGVGLPLLGVIAIGLTGSDVQSLGSRIHPVFGIVFTIVLYLAIGPLFGIPRTGTVAYEIGVTPFLPEGMAKNGISLFIYTVIFFGVTYWLSLNPSKLVDRIGKLLTPALLAILALLAIKTIATPMGAAKAPQPAYQDSPFFKGFLEGYLTMDTLAALVFGIVVINAVRDKGITSSKSITKVCIQAGLIAAAGLALVYLSLAYMGATSVDSVGYQSNGGLILSKSANVLFGSLGNIVLTLAITFACLTTSVGLVSACGQYFSKILPKVSYSIIILALSIFSTVIANFGLTQLITFSVPLLTAIYPLAIVLILLSFVDQIFNRAPEVYAISLLFTGLISFADGLKAANIQLASIYNLFDTFVPLFSKGIGWIIPAIIGALIGYVIALVRRPNLKTKESH; encoded by the coding sequence ATGAAACAAGGTTTATCAACTAAGGAAACGTTTGTAGTAGGATTGATGCTGTTTGCCTTATTTTTCGGAGGCGGAAATATGATTTTCCCCCCTTCATTAGGACAAGCAGCAGGTACGAGCGTATGGATTGCCATAGCCGGCTTTCTCATAACAGGTGTAGGGCTTCCATTGCTTGGAGTCATTGCCATTGGTTTGACAGGATCTGATGTGCAATCATTAGGGAGCCGGATTCACCCCGTTTTCGGAATAGTCTTTACCATTGTCCTTTATTTAGCGATTGGTCCGCTATTCGGTATTCCGAGAACCGGAACCGTCGCCTACGAAATAGGAGTAACCCCATTTCTTCCGGAAGGAATGGCTAAAAACGGAATCTCCTTATTCATCTATACCGTTATATTTTTCGGTGTAACCTACTGGCTTTCTTTAAACCCAAGCAAGCTTGTAGACAGAATTGGAAAGCTCTTAACCCCGGCTTTGCTGGCGATTCTCGCATTACTTGCTATTAAAACAATAGCAACGCCGATGGGAGCCGCAAAGGCACCTCAGCCTGCTTATCAGGATAGCCCGTTTTTCAAAGGTTTTTTAGAGGGGTACTTGACGATGGACACCCTTGCCGCCCTGGTCTTTGGAATAGTTGTCATTAACGCTGTTCGGGATAAGGGAATAACGAGCAGCAAATCCATCACAAAAGTCTGCATACAGGCTGGACTTATTGCGGCTGCAGGATTGGCACTGGTTTATCTTTCTCTTGCCTACATGGGGGCAACAAGCGTAGACTCCGTCGGCTATCAAAGTAATGGCGGACTCATTTTATCCAAATCAGCCAATGTCCTGTTTGGTTCTTTAGGAAACATTGTCCTCACACTGGCTATTACATTTGCATGTCTAACAACCAGCGTTGGACTTGTATCAGCCTGCGGACAATATTTTTCGAAAATTCTACCAAAGGTATCGTACAGCATCATCATTCTCGCACTATCCATTTTCTCCACGGTGATTGCAAACTTTGGTCTGACACAGCTCATTACATTTTCAGTACCGCTTCTGACAGCGATTTATCCGCTCGCCATCGTCCTGATTCTGCTGTCATTCGTTGACCAAATATTTAACAGGGCTCCGGAAGTATACGCCATTAGCCTGCTTTTCACAGGCCTCATTAGTTTCGCTGACGGTTTAAAGGCGGCAAATATACAATTGGCTTCCATATATAATCTTTTCGATACGTTTGTTCCTTTATTCTCAAAAGGAATCGGCTGGATTATACCCGCTATAATCGGTGCCCTTATCGGGTATGTGATCGCTCTTGTCCGCAGACCAAATCTTAAAACGAAAGAAAGTCATTAA
- the ezrA gene encoding septation ring formation regulator EzrA codes for MEVVIGLLAALVIFFAAGYFIRKNIYREVDRLEARKIEIMNRSLADEMSRVKELKMTGQAEELFEKWRLEWDEIITSQLPEVEELLFDAEDHADKYRFKKSKEVLAHIERMLEAADQNIEQIIEEIYELVTSEERNSIEIEDVKEKFKKAKKTLLAHSHTFGRAHAKLETGLYEVYEELKRFEAETDAGNYLAAREILTKQNVILDELCAKIEMIPAMLADCQSGIPNQLAEISDGYKEMAEQGYFLEHIQIQSEAERISGTLIIFQEKICELELDGISESLQEIHESIETMYDLLEKEVHAHHFVLSETAKTEGALHELTAAKLISKEETDTVKKSYHLSEEETSRLRSIDKQVAALQKRFNHIQDKMASEKIAYSLLKEELLELEKQMSEVRAEHNEYREMLHALRKEELLAREQLTEARRLLSDSARLISKSNVPGMPAAYSELLREAQKTIAHVSEKLDEIPLDMVAVNILLEDAVAASSKVHQQTEDMIEQVYYVEKIIQYGNRFRSRNEKLSKELHEAENLFRHYEYESSLKKAATAIEHVEPGSFEKIGSLVEEDLEELKNK; via the coding sequence ATGGAAGTCGTTATTGGTTTACTGGCTGCGCTCGTTATCTTTTTCGCAGCCGGTTATTTTATCAGGAAAAATATATACCGGGAAGTTGACCGGCTTGAAGCGAGAAAAATTGAAATCATGAACCGGTCGCTCGCAGATGAGATGTCCAGAGTAAAAGAATTGAAGATGACTGGACAAGCGGAAGAACTGTTTGAAAAATGGAGACTGGAATGGGATGAAATTATCACGTCCCAGCTTCCTGAAGTAGAAGAGCTGCTATTTGATGCAGAAGATCATGCGGACAAGTACCGATTCAAGAAATCGAAAGAGGTACTGGCCCATATTGAGAGGATGCTTGAGGCAGCCGATCAGAACATTGAACAGATCATCGAAGAAATCTATGAGCTAGTAACGAGCGAAGAGAGAAACAGCATTGAAATTGAAGATGTAAAAGAGAAATTTAAAAAAGCGAAGAAGACCCTGCTTGCCCACAGTCATACGTTTGGAAGAGCTCATGCAAAGCTTGAGACCGGCCTTTATGAAGTGTATGAAGAATTAAAGCGTTTTGAAGCTGAAACAGATGCAGGCAATTATTTGGCTGCGAGAGAAATCCTTACAAAACAAAATGTTATTTTGGATGAGCTATGCGCCAAAATAGAGATGATCCCCGCAATGCTAGCAGACTGTCAGAGCGGAATTCCGAATCAGCTGGCTGAAATATCTGATGGGTATAAGGAAATGGCAGAACAGGGATATTTTCTTGAGCACATTCAAATTCAAAGTGAAGCAGAGCGGATATCCGGTACGCTGATCATTTTTCAGGAAAAGATCTGCGAACTTGAACTGGACGGAATCAGCGAAAGTCTCCAAGAGATCCACGAATCGATTGAAACGATGTATGATCTTTTAGAAAAGGAAGTGCATGCCCACCATTTTGTGTTATCTGAAACCGCGAAGACAGAGGGAGCACTTCATGAATTAACAGCTGCTAAGCTTATTTCAAAAGAAGAAACGGACACGGTGAAAAAAAGCTATCATCTAAGCGAAGAGGAAACATCCAGACTGCGCAGCATTGATAAACAGGTAGCGGCGCTTCAAAAGCGATTCAATCACATACAGGATAAAATGGCGAGTGAAAAAATTGCTTATTCCCTTCTGAAAGAAGAGCTGCTTGAGCTTGAGAAACAGATGTCTGAAGTACGGGCAGAACATAATGAGTACCGGGAGATGCTTCATGCACTTCGAAAAGAGGAGCTGCTGGCACGCGAGCAGCTTACAGAGGCAAGACGTTTGCTTAGTGATTCTGCCAGACTAATCAGCAAAAGCAATGTTCCAGGAATGCCGGCAGCCTACTCTGAGCTGTTAAGAGAGGCACAGAAGACAATCGCCCACGTCTCTGAGAAACTGGATGAAATTCCGCTGGATATGGTAGCGGTCAATATCCTCCTTGAGGATGCCGTCGCTGCTTCTTCGAAAGTCCATCAGCAGACGGAAGATATGATTGAACAAGTGTATTATGTTGAAAAAATTATCCAGTATGGAAACCGGTTCAGAAGCCGGAATGAGAAGCTTTCAAAAGAGCTGCATGAAGCAGAGAACCTGTTCAGGCATTATGAATATGAAAGCTCATTAAAGAAGGCAGCAACCGCTATCGAGCATGTAGAGCCGGGTTCCTTTGAAAAAATCGGATCGCTTGTTGAAGAGGATTTGGAAGAATTGAAAAACAAATAA
- the hisJ gene encoding histidinol-phosphatase HisJ codes for MKFDGHIHTPFCPHGSPDSLKSYAERAIVLGFKEISFTEHAPLPEGFSDPVPEKDSALPIDQLEPYLHAIHDVKKAYSKEIRINLGFEVDYIEGFESATSKFLNDYGEAMDDSILSVHFLLNNGSYYCLDYSEEGFEEICRAAGSIEQTYDLYYRTVEKSILSDLGTWKPKRIGHITLAHKFQKLFPAPGQDLERISSLLDLIKAGGYELDYNTAGLRKKHCQNAYPYDSAARLAIEKGIPLVFGSDAHIASDIGADYAYYQKLITGLPLSSE; via the coding sequence ATTAAATTTGACGGTCATATCCATACTCCCTTTTGCCCTCACGGCTCCCCGGACAGCCTTAAAAGCTATGCCGAAAGAGCTATTGTGCTTGGGTTTAAAGAGATTTCGTTTACAGAGCACGCTCCTCTTCCCGAGGGATTTTCCGATCCTGTTCCTGAGAAGGACAGCGCTTTGCCGATAGACCAGCTGGAACCCTATTTACATGCCATTCATGACGTAAAAAAAGCATATTCAAAGGAGATTAGAATTAACCTGGGGTTTGAAGTAGATTATATCGAAGGCTTTGAATCAGCAACGTCCAAATTCCTGAACGATTATGGAGAAGCAATGGATGATTCGATTCTTTCCGTCCATTTCCTGCTGAACAATGGGTCCTATTACTGTTTGGACTACAGTGAAGAAGGTTTTGAAGAAATTTGCCGGGCTGCAGGCTCAATTGAGCAAACCTATGACCTTTATTACCGGACTGTAGAAAAATCCATTCTTTCCGATTTGGGGACTTGGAAGCCAAAACGAATCGGCCATATCACACTCGCACATAAATTCCAGAAACTGTTTCCGGCACCCGGTCAAGATTTAGAACGAATCAGCAGCCTGCTTGATTTAATAAAAGCGGGCGGCTATGAGCTAGATTACAATACGGCGGGTTTAAGAAAGAAACATTGCCAAAATGCCTATCCATATGACAGCGCGGCAAGGCTCGCCATTGAAAAAGGCATTCCTCTTGTTTTCGGTTCAGATGCCCATATTGCTTCAGATATTGGAGCCGATTATGCTTACTATCAAAAGCTGATTACAGGATTGCCTCTCTCTTCGGAGTAA
- the refZ gene encoding forespore capture DNA-binding protein RefZ, whose amino-acid sequence MKQETFNLTKEKIIQSAISLFNTNGFTGTSVRAIAKKAGVNVAHISYYFNGKTGLMEYLVSDFYEGYLNAMDGAILADLDKSPVSRLTRLVFNILSYQHERRQLTRFVYREITLDTMLIREVMSTYMLKEKFLLASLLEEGMRDGSLNKIPIGHFIVQLKGMLTMPFLQPQYIAEVLYLQPHEDYFVKQYFHELESWMISLLTPKREAIL is encoded by the coding sequence ATGAAACAGGAAACCTTTAATCTGACTAAGGAAAAAATCATTCAATCAGCTATTTCTCTGTTTAATACGAATGGTTTCACTGGAACTTCCGTCAGGGCGATTGCCAAGAAAGCAGGCGTCAATGTAGCTCATATTTCATACTATTTCAATGGTAAAACCGGATTAATGGAATACCTCGTTTCCGATTTTTACGAAGGATATTTAAATGCCATGGACGGGGCCATTCTTGCTGATCTTGATAAAAGTCCGGTAAGCAGGCTGACCCGCTTAGTTTTTAACATTTTAAGCTACCAGCATGAACGGCGTCAATTAACCCGGTTTGTTTATCGGGAAATTACACTGGATACGATGCTGATCAGAGAAGTGATGAGTACGTACATGCTGAAGGAAAAGTTTTTACTGGCTTCCCTGCTGGAAGAAGGAATGAGAGACGGCAGTTTGAACAAAATTCCGATCGGCCATTTCATTGTCCAGCTGAAAGGGATGCTGACGATGCCTTTCCTGCAGCCGCAGTATATTGCTGAAGTCCTTTACCTTCAGCCTCATGAAGATTACTTTGTTAAACAGTATTTCCATGAGCTTGAGAGCTGGATGATTTCCTTGCTTACTCCGAAGAGAGAGGCAATCCTGTAA
- a CDS encoding GAF domain-containing protein: MFHVEKYSNNTKENYELVIKQLKALLEGEPDRIANLSNASALLNQFLTEVNWVGFYLMKEGELVLGPFQGLPACVRIPVGKGVCGTAAAAGETQLVEDVHQFPGHIACDGATNSEIVVPLIKNGEVIGVLDIDSPIKNRFNELDKEYLELFAEALLPFI, translated from the coding sequence ATGTTTCATGTCGAAAAATACTCAAATAACACGAAAGAAAATTACGAACTTGTTATTAAACAGCTGAAGGCTTTACTTGAAGGCGAACCGGACCGAATTGCAAATCTGTCTAACGCTTCCGCTTTACTTAACCAGTTTCTTACAGAAGTTAACTGGGTCGGCTTCTATTTAATGAAAGAGGGAGAACTTGTTCTCGGCCCATTTCAGGGACTGCCCGCCTGTGTAAGAATTCCAGTGGGCAAAGGCGTCTGCGGAACGGCTGCAGCGGCAGGAGAAACCCAGCTCGTAGAAGACGTTCATCAATTCCCGGGTCACATCGCCTGCGATGGTGCGACAAATTCTGAAATCGTCGTACCTTTAATAAAAAACGGAGAAGTCATTGGAGTACTCGATATCGACAGTCCCATAAAAAACCGGTTTAATGAGCTGGACAAAGAATACCTCGAACTCTTTGCAGAAGCACTGCTGCCGTTTATTTAA
- a CDS encoding sensor domain-containing diguanylate cyclase — protein MQETISKAASLNGRFFAYLYNERADHSIEKASRWLASELKSVFNAGHVAISCYYSANVPLLPYFTASTSSDRTPAASSQDDREELFENGFSKKTDQCRMLIGDPQKEWFAVLEMIGADLTAKDDLMAVSTSCSNFLFYCREIEMSVMNSRKHTHLYELTERFHSSMDKDQVLFELIEALQSMYSSYIFYLFLSHDNDSRLQLPTKDLYFDEKGSTDSAMEAFLTGTIKMDRTSSENIHVFVPLKGRQGIYGVLEVISDKISPLKESEIKFIMMLANAAGNAMENAQLYQQSRKVIEDLRLINETSHQLNKNMPLKDTMKFLSERIIYSFNAQEAGFFYKDSSGSYQLLPGSTGFFITPEAESYLSFVQTKIINEKEGIFIGNLSGQNMSGLYRCLMAVPMMENEQVRGFAIAVHETPYHFTFETFKLLQSLIHHSTLALTNSMLREELEALVKTDNLTKLFSRNYLNERIRQSMSQERNGVFILIDIDNFKRINDTYGHQTGDEVLIQVGNIIKSNVREHDVGARWGGEELAIYLPQVEVESGIAVANRLVKRVRKITSPSITVSCGISWWEADRADTPKQLFLRADRALYKAKSNGKDQVVVQADSQK, from the coding sequence ATGCAAGAAACTATCAGCAAGGCTGCATCACTGAACGGCCGTTTTTTTGCCTATTTATATAATGAAAGAGCAGATCATTCAATTGAAAAGGCGTCTAGGTGGCTGGCCTCCGAATTGAAATCTGTATTTAACGCTGGACATGTAGCAATTTCCTGCTATTATTCTGCAAATGTTCCTTTGCTGCCCTATTTTACCGCTAGCACTTCTTCTGATAGGACCCCTGCAGCTTCCTCACAGGATGATCGGGAAGAATTGTTTGAGAATGGTTTTTCTAAAAAGACCGATCAATGCAGAATGCTGATTGGCGATCCTCAAAAAGAATGGTTTGCGGTTCTTGAGATGATTGGAGCCGATTTGACTGCTAAAGATGATCTCATGGCTGTCAGCACGTCCTGCAGCAATTTTCTTTTTTATTGCAGGGAGATTGAGATGAGTGTGATGAATTCAAGGAAGCATACCCATCTTTATGAGCTGACTGAGCGGTTTCATTCATCTATGGACAAGGATCAGGTGCTTTTTGAACTTATTGAAGCGCTTCAAAGCATGTATTCTTCCTACATATTTTATTTGTTTCTCTCTCATGACAATGACAGCAGGCTTCAGCTGCCGACAAAGGATTTATATTTCGATGAAAAAGGGTCAACGGACAGTGCGATGGAAGCTTTTTTAACGGGCACCATTAAAATGGACAGAACCTCCTCTGAAAATATCCATGTATTTGTTCCTCTTAAAGGCAGACAGGGAATATACGGAGTGCTTGAGGTCATATCTGATAAAATCAGCCCTCTCAAGGAATCAGAAATTAAATTCATTATGATGCTTGCGAACGCGGCCGGAAACGCCATGGAGAATGCCCAGCTCTATCAGCAGTCCAGAAAAGTAATTGAGGACCTGAGGCTAATCAATGAAACATCCCATCAGCTAAACAAAAACATGCCGCTGAAAGATACGATGAAATTCCTTTCGGAACGGATCATTTATTCCTTTAATGCACAGGAAGCAGGATTCTTTTACAAGGATTCATCCGGAAGCTACCAGCTTTTGCCCGGCAGTACAGGCTTCTTTATTACTCCCGAAGCCGAGTCTTATCTTTCCTTCGTCCAGACTAAGATAATAAATGAGAAGGAAGGTATTTTCATAGGTAATTTATCCGGCCAAAACATGTCTGGGCTGTACAGATGCCTAATGGCTGTTCCGATGATGGAAAATGAGCAGGTCAGAGGTTTTGCCATTGCCGTTCATGAAACACCTTACCATTTTACATTTGAAACCTTTAAGCTTCTTCAGTCTCTGATTCATCATTCCACGCTCGCACTGACAAATTCAATGCTGCGCGAGGAGCTGGAGGCGCTTGTTAAGACAGATAATCTGACAAAGCTGTTTTCGAGAAACTATTTAAACGAGCGGATCCGCCAATCCATGAGCCAGGAAAGAAATGGTGTATTCATATTAATTGACATTGATAATTTCAAAAGAATCAATGACACGTATGGACACCAGACAGGCGATGAGGTTCTTATTCAAGTAGGGAATATCATTAAAAGCAATGTGAGGGAGCATGATGTAGGAGCAAGGTGGGGCGGAGAAGAACTTGCGATTTACCTGCCTCAGGTTGAGGTCGAGTCTGGCATTGCAGTTGCGAACCGCCTTGTAAAACGTGTAAGAAAGATCACATCTCCATCTATTACAGTTTCATGCGGGATTTCCTGGTGGGAAGCAGACCGGGCAGATACGCCCAAACAGCTGTTTTTAAGAGCGGACAGGGCCCTTTACAAAGCGAAAAGCAATGGAAAGGACCAAGTGGTCGTTCAGGCAGATTCTCAAAAATAA
- the rpsD gene encoding 30S ribosomal protein S4: protein MSRYTGPSWKLSRRLGISLSGTGKELEKRPYAPGQHGPGQRKKLSEYGLQLQEKQKLRHMYGVNERQFRNTFVKAGKMKGILGESFMALLESRLDNVVYRLGLARTRRQARQLVNHGHIMVDNARVDIPSFQVKAGQVITLREKSRNLDIVKEALEVNSFVPEYLTFDADKLEGTYTRLPERSELPAEINESLIVEFYSR from the coding sequence ATGTCTCGTTATACTGGCCCTAGCTGGAAACTATCCCGCCGTCTTGGAATCTCTCTAAGCGGTACAGGTAAAGAATTGGAAAAACGCCCTTACGCTCCTGGACAACACGGTCCTGGACAACGTAAAAAACTTTCTGAGTACGGTCTTCAATTGCAGGAAAAACAAAAACTTCGTCACATGTACGGAGTAAACGAGCGCCAGTTCCGCAACACGTTCGTTAAAGCTGGAAAAATGAAAGGGATCCTTGGCGAAAGCTTCATGGCTTTGCTTGAATCCCGCCTTGACAACGTTGTTTACCGTCTTGGCCTTGCGCGCACACGCCGCCAAGCACGTCAATTGGTAAACCACGGACACATCATGGTTGACAACGCTCGCGTTGACATCCCATCTTTCCAAGTTAAAGCTGGTCAAGTTATCACTTTGCGCGAAAAATCCCGCAATCTTGATATCGTGAAAGAAGCTCTAGAAGTAAACAGCTTCGTTCCTGAATACTTGACTTTCGATGCTGACAAGCTTGAAGGAACTTACACTCGTCTTCCTGAGCGTTCTGAGCTTCCAGCTGAAATTAACGAATCTCTTATCGTTGAGTTCTACTCACGTTAA